Proteins encoded in a region of the Elizabethkingia bruuniana genome:
- a CDS encoding YegP family protein produces the protein MGKFEISKRKNGEFQFNLKATNGQVILASEGYSTKANCENGIESVKKNSQDENKFDKKTSSNGKHYFNLKATNGQIIGTSEMYESAAGRDNGIASVRNNAPEASVEDTTV, from the coding sequence ATGGGAAAATTTGAAATTTCAAAAAGAAAAAATGGTGAATTTCAGTTTAATCTGAAAGCAACTAACGGGCAGGTAATCTTAGCAAGCGAAGGTTATTCCACTAAGGCTAACTGCGAAAACGGTATAGAATCGGTAAAGAAAAATTCACAGGATGAGAATAAATTCGACAAGAAGACTTCATCCAATGGCAAGCATTATTTCAACCTCAAAGCAACAAACGGGCAGATTATTGGTACAAGCGAAATGTATGAAAGTGCAGCCGGCAGAGATAACGGTATAGCTTCTGTAAGAAATAATGCTCCTGAAGCTTCCGTAGAAGATACAACAGTATAA
- a CDS encoding DUF6691 family protein, with the protein MNNNLKDINSKWYSNLKYMLVGILFGIIFVKSEVISWFRIQEMFRLQSFHMYGIIGSAVLTGMISVWIIKKFNIKTIHGESISITPKQFNKGQIYGGLLFGFGWAVTGACPGPLFAQIGTGVTVIIVTLLSAIAGTWVYGLIRSRLPH; encoded by the coding sequence ATGAATAATAATTTAAAAGATATAAACAGCAAGTGGTATTCCAACCTTAAATATATGTTAGTGGGGATTCTTTTTGGAATTATCTTCGTAAAATCTGAGGTAATCAGTTGGTTCCGTATTCAGGAAATGTTCAGGCTTCAGTCTTTTCATATGTACGGCATTATAGGAAGTGCTGTACTTACGGGAATGATTTCAGTCTGGATCATCAAGAAGTTCAATATTAAAACTATTCACGGAGAGTCAATTTCTATTACACCTAAGCAGTTTAATAAAGGCCAAATCTATGGAGGGTTGTTGTTTGGTTTCGGATGGGCTGTTACCGGTGCATGTCCAGGACCCCTGTTTGCACAAATAGGCACAGGTGTTACCGTTATCATTGTTACATTGCTAAGTGCAATAGCCGGAACATGGGTATATGGATTGATAAGGAGCAGATTACCACATTAA
- a CDS encoding YeeE/YedE family protein, which produces MIEFLKQPWPWYIAGPLIGLTVPALLILGNKSFGISSSLRHICASCIPANISFFKYDWKKEAWNLFFVFGIFLGGVIAVTLLNNPDPVAVNPKLAEELSSYGITDYSNLVPTEIFNWSALLSIRGFIMMIVGGFLVGFGTRYAGGCTSGHAIMGLSNLQWPSLVATICFMVGGFIMANLILPFILSL; this is translated from the coding sequence ATGATAGAATTTTTGAAACAACCTTGGCCATGGTATATTGCCGGTCCGCTTATTGGGCTTACAGTACCCGCATTGCTAATTCTGGGGAATAAATCTTTTGGAATCAGTTCATCATTGCGGCATATTTGTGCCTCATGCATACCTGCTAATATTTCTTTTTTTAAATACGATTGGAAAAAAGAAGCATGGAACTTGTTTTTTGTATTCGGAATATTTTTGGGTGGAGTTATTGCGGTTACTTTGTTAAATAATCCTGATCCTGTCGCAGTAAATCCAAAACTGGCTGAAGAATTGAGCAGTTATGGAATTACTGATTATAGTAATCTGGTACCGACAGAAATATTCAACTGGAGTGCATTGCTTAGTATAAGAGGGTTTATTATGATGATTGTTGGCGGATTCTTAGTAGGATTCGGAACACGCTATGCAGGAGGCTGCACAAGCGGACATGCAATTATGGGACTGTCTAATCTGCAATGGCCTTCATTAGTTGCTACTATTTGTTTTATGGTAGGTGGTTTTATTATGGCAAATTTAATTCTACCTTTTATTCTTAGCCTTTAA
- a CDS encoding MBL fold metallo-hydrolase: protein MKVEQIYTGCLAQGAYYIVSQGEAVIIDPLREVQPYLDKLQEDNAKLKYILETHFHADFVSGHVDLSDKTGAAIVYGPTAKPEFEAVIAKDEEIFEIGDIKIKVLHTPGHTMESSCYLLIDENGKETALFSGDTLFLGDVGRPDLAQKGKDLTQEDLAGMLYDSLINKIMPLSDEITVYPAHGAGSACGKNMQKETVDTLGNQKKTNYALNQPDKATFVKEVTDGLTPPPGYFAMNVAMNKKGYESFDQVLEQGLNPLSAEDFEAVADETGALILDTRLAAEFHKGFIPQSVNIGVKGDFAPWVGVMIADVKQPLLLVTDEGSEEEVITRLSRVGFDNVLGYLKGGVSAWQSAGKETDSVDRITPEEFAQRYTEDVKIIDVRKEGEYAAEHIADAYSRPLAYINTWIKDVDPKEHFFLHCAGGYRSMIAASILQARGYRNFTEVEGGFGKIKLTEVPTTDFVCQSKTMK, encoded by the coding sequence ATGAAAGTAGAACAAATATATACAGGATGTCTTGCACAGGGAGCTTACTACATTGTATCCCAGGGAGAAGCCGTAATTATAGATCCTTTAAGAGAGGTGCAGCCCTATCTGGATAAATTACAAGAGGACAATGCGAAGCTTAAATATATTCTCGAGACCCACTTTCATGCAGATTTTGTATCCGGGCATGTTGACTTGAGTGATAAAACAGGTGCAGCTATAGTTTACGGACCAACAGCAAAACCTGAATTTGAAGCAGTTATTGCTAAAGACGAGGAAATTTTTGAGATAGGCGATATTAAAATAAAAGTATTGCATACACCCGGGCATACGATGGAAAGCTCATGCTACTTGCTTATTGACGAAAATGGAAAAGAAACAGCTCTGTTTTCGGGAGATACTTTGTTCTTAGGAGATGTCGGAAGACCAGATCTTGCACAAAAAGGTAAAGACCTTACGCAGGAAGATCTTGCAGGAATGCTTTATGATAGCCTGATAAATAAGATTATGCCTTTATCAGATGAAATAACAGTTTACCCTGCTCACGGAGCCGGAAGTGCATGTGGTAAAAACATGCAGAAGGAAACGGTGGATACTTTGGGCAATCAGAAGAAAACGAACTATGCGCTGAACCAACCGGATAAAGCGACTTTTGTAAAAGAAGTTACGGACGGATTAACACCGCCGCCAGGATATTTTGCCATGAATGTTGCCATGAATAAAAAGGGCTATGAAAGTTTTGATCAAGTTCTTGAACAAGGGCTTAACCCATTATCAGCAGAAGATTTTGAAGCTGTGGCAGATGAAACCGGAGCATTGATACTGGACACAAGACTTGCAGCAGAATTTCATAAAGGCTTTATTCCACAGTCAGTAAATATCGGAGTGAAAGGAGATTTTGCGCCATGGGTGGGTGTAATGATAGCAGATGTAAAGCAGCCGCTATTATTGGTAACGGATGAAGGAAGTGAAGAAGAAGTTATTACCCGTCTTAGCCGTGTAGGTTTTGATAATGTATTGGGCTATCTGAAGGGAGGTGTTTCTGCATGGCAATCAGCAGGAAAAGAAACTGATTCCGTGGACAGAATTACCCCTGAAGAATTTGCACAACGATATACAGAAGATGTTAAAATAATTGATGTAAGAAAAGAAGGAGAATATGCTGCAGAACATATAGCAGATGCTTATAGCCGTCCGTTAGCTTATATCAATACATGGATAAAGGATGTTGACCCGAAAGAGCATTTCTTTCTGCACTGTGCCGGAGGTTACAGAAGTATGATAGCGGCAAGTATTCTTCAGGCAAGAGGATATCGTAACTTTACAGAAGTGGAAGGTGGTTTTGGTAAGATTAAATTAACAGAAGTGCCAACAACTGATTTTGTATGTCAGAGTAAAACCATGAAATAA
- a CDS encoding sulfite exporter TauE/SafE family protein yields MEIAGYLASVLIGVSLGLIGGGGSILTVPVLVYLFSIGTVQATVYSLFIVGVTSIAGSVSYFQKAWVDFKTVIIFGVPSVISVFLSRNFLLPAIPQKLIQIGSVIITKDNFIMLLFAVLMVGAAYKMIRKIQSENLSESNSGYLLVAVQGIIVGLLTGLIGAGGGFMIIPALVGLLKMPMKTAIGTSLVIIALNSLSGFIFSLHHTTIHWSFLLGVTAMAVIGIYIGSFFSRRIDGKKLKPAFGWFILVMGTYILAKEILM; encoded by the coding sequence GTGTATCTTTAGGACTGATAGGAGGTGGAGGTAGTATTCTTACAGTACCCGTCTTGGTTTATTTATTTAGCATAGGAACTGTTCAGGCTACAGTATATTCTCTTTTTATTGTAGGCGTAACGAGTATAGCCGGATCTGTATCCTACTTTCAAAAGGCTTGGGTAGACTTCAAAACAGTCATTATATTCGGAGTTCCATCCGTAATTTCGGTGTTTCTATCAAGAAATTTTTTGCTTCCCGCAATCCCGCAGAAGCTGATCCAGATAGGAAGTGTTATAATTACCAAGGATAATTTTATCATGTTGTTGTTTGCTGTACTAATGGTTGGCGCAGCATATAAAATGATTCGTAAAATTCAATCTGAAAATTTGTCAGAAAGTAATTCTGGCTACCTTTTGGTAGCTGTTCAAGGGATTATTGTGGGGCTATTGACCGGGCTTATTGGCGCAGGCGGAGGATTTATGATTATCCCTGCGCTTGTTGGATTGCTTAAAATGCCTATGAAAACTGCTATAGGGACCTCACTTGTTATTATTGCACTTAATTCTCTGAGCGGATTTATATTCTCTTTACACCATACCACCATACACTGGTCATTTTTACTAGGCGTAACAGCCATGGCTGTTATTGGAATATATATAGGGAGTTTTTTCTCCCGTAGAATAGATGGAAAGAAGCTGAAACCAGCTTTTGGCTGGTTTATACTGGTTATGGGAACCTATATTCTTGCAAAAGAAATTCTTATGTGA